A part of Lactobacillus sp. ESL0700 genomic DNA contains:
- a CDS encoding branched-chain amino acid ABC transporter permease yields MKANLKYILSWLAVMVLGFALIDVLILGGVIDTFIENMLVTIGINIILATGLNLIIGFSGQFSLGHAGFMAIGAYATAIITQYWSTEMGFIISLFVGIALAAIIAAIIGTATFIRLKGDYLAIATLGAAEIIRNVINNLKITGGSSGMFNIPQLCSWPTVYVLVCITTVILLNFIRSRDGRAIKAVREDEIAASAMGINTTKWKLAAFVLGGATAAIAGSLHASYLQTIAPSDFGIMESISILVIVVLGGVGSMTGTFLAATVLGVLDTVLQNFGSLRMVIYAIALILIMIFKPSGLLGNWEFSFKNLFARFTKKKEARS; encoded by the coding sequence ATGAAAGCTAATTTAAAATATATCTTATCGTGGCTGGCTGTGATGGTCTTGGGCTTTGCCCTAATTGATGTCCTGATTTTAGGCGGCGTGATTGATACCTTTATTGAAAACATGTTGGTTACAATCGGCATTAACATTATTTTGGCAACAGGTCTGAATCTGATTATAGGCTTTAGTGGGCAATTTTCATTAGGGCATGCCGGCTTTATGGCAATTGGCGCGTATGCCACCGCAATTATTACACAATATTGGAGTACAGAAATGGGCTTCATTATTTCCTTGTTTGTTGGGATAGCTTTAGCTGCGATTATTGCCGCAATTATTGGGACAGCAACGTTTATCAGGCTAAAGGGCGACTACTTGGCAATTGCAACTTTAGGCGCTGCCGAGATCATTCGCAATGTCATTAACAATTTAAAAATCACGGGTGGTTCTAGTGGGATGTTTAATATCCCCCAGCTGTGTTCATGGCCAACAGTATACGTTTTGGTCTGCATCACGACCGTTATTTTACTGAACTTTATTCGCTCACGTGATGGCCGAGCCATTAAGGCAGTGCGTGAGGATGAAATTGCGGCCTCCGCAATGGGAATTAATACAACTAAGTGGAAGCTAGCTGCCTTTGTCTTAGGTGGTGCGACGGCCGCAATTGCTGGCAGTCTGCACGCTTCTTATTTACAAACTATTGCACCAAGTGACTTTGGCATTATGGAATCAATCTCGATTTTAGTAATTGTTGTTTTGGGTGGTGTTGGCAGTATGACAGGCACCTTCTTGGCAGCGACTGTTTTAGGTGTTTTAGACACAGTCTTACAGAATTTTGGTTCGTTAAGAATGGTTATTTATGCGATTGCTCTGATTTTAATTATGATTTTTAAACCGTCGGGGCTGCTGGGCAACTGGGAATTTTCCTTTAAAAACTTGTTTGCTCGGTTTACGAAAAAGAAAGAGGCAAGATCATGA